A single Pseudomonas sp. HN11 DNA region contains:
- a CDS encoding ShlB/FhaC/HecB family hemolysin secretion/activation protein codes for MSFDVLPRTKPSVLLQSCVATCSLVGFLTSATALAAEPQAPAQQLLLQQQRERAQREQLEPSPDVRLEAPQDSSGILRLPRNETPCFKIDRVVLTGDQSADFQWALRAANPSDDPVQGQCIGSAGINLTMKRIQNAIIAKGFITTRVLAQAQDLNQGTLALVLVPGRIKHIRFAEGTSNRANYWNAMPAAPGDVLNLRDIEQALENFKRVPTADADVQITPAEGADAQPGESDVVIAWKQAIPVRVSLSVDDSGSKQTGKYQGNVALSLDNLATLNDLFYISFNHDLGGGQSGDRGSKGHTVHYSVPYDYWQLSLTSSEYDYHQTIAGANQAYSYSGRSRTNEVQLSRVIYRDAVRKTTVSIGGWSRTSSNYIEDTEIELQRRRMAGWQAGINHREFIGASTLDLGVGYRRGTGARDALRAPEEENGEGTSRSQIISANAQLQVPFTLADQRLRYVAGWRGQWNRTPLIPQDRFSIGGRYTVRGFDGEQILSAERGWTFSNDLGLSLANTGQELYLGVDYGEVGGHSTQYLSGRRLAGAVVGLRGGYKQFSYDIYTGKPLEKPKGFQTADVTSGFSANWSF; via the coding sequence CACCTGTTCCCTTGTCGGTTTTCTGACCAGCGCAACGGCACTGGCCGCTGAACCTCAAGCGCCTGCCCAGCAATTGCTCCTGCAGCAGCAACGTGAACGCGCTCAGCGCGAGCAGTTGGAACCGTCGCCCGACGTGCGCCTCGAAGCCCCGCAAGACAGCTCCGGCATCTTGCGTCTGCCGCGCAATGAAACGCCGTGCTTCAAGATCGACCGGGTGGTCCTGACCGGCGATCAGTCCGCCGATTTCCAGTGGGCGCTGCGTGCCGCCAACCCGAGCGACGACCCGGTGCAGGGTCAATGCATCGGTTCCGCCGGGATCAACTTGACGATGAAACGCATCCAGAACGCAATCATCGCCAAGGGCTTCATCACTACGCGCGTCCTCGCCCAGGCCCAGGACTTGAACCAGGGCACACTGGCGCTGGTGTTGGTGCCAGGTCGTATCAAGCACATCCGTTTCGCCGAAGGCACCTCTAACCGCGCCAACTATTGGAACGCCATGCCCGCAGCGCCTGGCGATGTGTTGAACCTGCGCGACATCGAACAGGCGCTGGAGAACTTCAAACGCGTGCCCACCGCCGACGCCGACGTGCAGATCACGCCAGCCGAGGGCGCGGATGCGCAACCGGGGGAAAGCGATGTGGTGATTGCCTGGAAACAGGCGATCCCGGTGCGCGTCAGCCTGTCGGTGGACGACTCCGGCAGCAAGCAGACCGGCAAGTATCAGGGCAACGTCGCGTTGTCGCTGGATAACCTGGCGACCCTCAATGATCTGTTCTACATCAGTTTCAACCACGACCTGGGCGGCGGTCAGAGCGGTGACCGTGGTTCGAAAGGCCACACCGTGCACTACTCGGTGCCCTACGACTATTGGCAACTGAGCCTGACGTCCAGTGAGTACGACTACCACCAGACGATTGCCGGGGCGAACCAGGCCTATTCCTACAGTGGACGCAGCCGGACCAACGAGGTGCAGCTGTCGCGGGTGATCTACCGCGACGCGGTGCGCAAGACCACCGTGTCGATCGGCGGCTGGAGCCGCACGTCCAGCAACTACATCGAAGACACCGAAATCGAACTGCAACGTCGCCGTATGGCCGGTTGGCAGGCCGGGATCAATCACCGTGAATTCATCGGCGCCAGCACCCTCGACCTCGGCGTCGGTTATCGCCGTGGCACCGGTGCCCGCGATGCGCTGCGTGCGCCCGAAGAAGAGAATGGCGAAGGCACCTCGCGTTCGCAGATCATCAGCGCCAACGCGCAATTGCAAGTGCCCTTTACCCTGGCCGATCAGCGCCTGCGTTATGTCGCCGGCTGGCGCGGGCAGTGGAACCGTACTCCGCTGATCCCCCAGGACCGCTTTTCGATTGGTGGCCGCTACACCGTGCGCGGCTTTGACGGCGAGCAGATCCTGTCGGCCGAACGCGGCTGGACATTCAGCAACGACCTGGGCCTGAGCCTGGCCAACACCGGTCAGGAGTTGTACCTGGGCGTGGATTACGGCGAAGTCGGCGGGCATTCCACCCAGTACCTCTCCGGCCGACGGCTGGCGGGTGCGGTAGTGGGCCTGCGCGGCGGTTACAAACAGTTTTCCTATGACATCTACACCGGCAAACCCCTGGAAAAACCCAAAGGTTTCCAGACCGCCGACGTGACCAGTGGCTTCAGCGCCAACTGGTCGTTTTGA
- a CDS encoding toxin-activating lysine-acyltransferase: MRHDTLEVLAPERADSAIDEAQVLGSAVWLWMHSAAHRDAPLHSLSTLLLPAIKRRQFILVSEDGRPVFFLSWLNLNAEAEARYLRAPAVCLPAEDWDSGDRLWINDWVAPFGHTRRISSLLRRRLWAGRVFRSLYHKGEERGLRVLNFHGIAVLDLEAQAWFATHPLPSDAL, translated from the coding sequence ATGCGTCACGACACCCTGGAGGTGCTCGCTCCCGAGCGCGCCGACAGCGCCATCGACGAAGCCCAGGTGCTGGGCTCGGCGGTGTGGCTGTGGATGCACTCGGCGGCCCATCGCGATGCGCCGTTGCACAGCCTGTCGACCTTGTTGTTGCCGGCGATCAAGCGACGCCAGTTCATCTTGGTCAGCGAAGACGGGCGGCCGGTGTTTTTCTTGTCGTGGCTCAACCTCAATGCCGAGGCTGAGGCGCGCTACCTGCGTGCTCCGGCGGTATGCCTGCCGGCAGAAGACTGGGACAGCGGCGACCGGTTGTGGATCAACGATTGGGTCGCGCCGTTCGGCCATACCCGGCGAATCAGCAGTCTGCTGCGCCGCCGCCTGTGGGCCGGGCGAGTGTTCCGTTCGCTGTACCACAAAGGCGAAGAGCGCGGTTTGCGCGTCTTGAATTTCCACGGCATCGCCGTGTTGGACCTGGAGGCGCAAGCCTGGTTTGCCACTCACCCGTTACCCAGCGATGCGCTCTGA
- a CDS encoding hemagglutinin repeat-containing protein, whose protein sequence is MNKHLFRVVFNRARGLLMVVAENVKSACKAPGTTRAVTQASPAVATLTPLRFALMLGMGWVALVAPVQAQVVADGSAPAGQRPTIGAAGNGAPVVDITAPSGAGVSRNTYSQFDVDKRGVILNNGATNSQTQLGGWIEGNRALANGSARVILNEVNSSNPSQLRGFVEVGGSKAQVVIANPSGIACEGCGFINADRATLTTGRAQFENGLITGYQVSGGKVTVGGAGMDSTRADYTEIIARTVEVNAGIWSKDLTIKTGTTGQPQADTPAVAIDVAQLGGMYAGKITLVGNGAGVGVRNAGQIGSSAGEVVIGSDGRIENRGQISSATRLTTTADKGIDNSGTLYAQGDLTLNTGADIDNKGIASAQGNARLTASGAIRSHAGSALAAGVDSAGKLGATGSLTLTSTGTITAKGQNLAAQKLTTNAAQVDLSDSQTSAHTVELTSTAGDLDLRRSRVTASQALTANANQTLLSDAAQVGAAQISVTALDLTNVAGKWVQTGNSGMRVTVTRNLDNSGGTLASGGRLDVSADTLGNRGGLVQSGAQGDLAVTARKHLDNQNGKLVTAAQLSLDGGTLDNSSGQITAGGALAINAAQLNNAKGTVAASQTLTVTAENVLNQGGTLGSVAGNLLLNSNNAAFDNTGGRLEAAKALTINAQGLNNSGGVITAAQLRIDSHGQQSDNSGGTLNASDTLTLDSGALNNDGGIVQAKSSLNVDTHGQLLTNRNAGSTGGILGQRDVTVRAGQLLNDSGFIGSASTLQVYAQQLVNQAGLLRADGHLLLSGARVDNSSTQGANQGIKGHSVAIDGDAISNRNGSIVSDTTLNATGSGTLDNEQGIISAGSTLTVADRDLAQKRQVINNSAGTLIAGQALLIDSAHYTGNGKVLSLGDLTLRLTQDFINSGLFQANGNVALATNGRLTNLGALQAGNLLRLDANVIDNSATGVISARNVQANAATQLDNRGLVDAETTRLSTATLNNLGTGRIYGDQLAIAVGTLNNTLEGAAAATIAARNRLDIGAQVLNNREHGLIFSTGNLFIGGALDANNQASGQAQVLNNASATVEALGSLSVNARQINNTNEHFATEQVQVSHEALQEYLLSGSTNRYLPGQISLYKDEVLHLVTPEGYGTRWNRYDYDRTVTETRIVASDPAQMLAGGNVNLIADQVYNDKSRIIAGQALNASVGTVINTEVTGQKVTTDSGTVSNYYRIQRKGRDRQGLNVTAYTPAPLIEQISLTPTLFTEYAAINGSGTQVGALVLAKVTDSAAGTGDLAGAGRTYAVSPISQVQALTQQNATGAVEQIRTGGFNPDLPNSSLYQINPNSTAGYLVETDPRFANYGKWLSSDYMLERLNLDPAGTQQRLGDGFYEQKLIREQVAQLTGRRFVDGYASDEAQYRGMIDSAVTLADQWKLIPGVALTAEQMAQLTSDIVWLVSRDVTLASGEVRQVLVPQVYVRVREGDVDGSGALMAGRTLNLDVRGDLVNSGSLAGRDGVTISVQNLDNLGGRIQGNDVSLNASQDLNNIGGLISANSRLALSAGNDINVRSITTDSTSEQGTRTALSRVAGLYVSAPAANLIATAGNDINLQAAQVSNTGVGGKTALVAGNDITLSTVKESYTQGNQWDGDNWRKEAGRNEVGSSVQANGDIRLGAGRDVQARGAQVNSDAGAVSVSALRDINVEASERFNSADEAHKVKGSNGMFSSKTTTTRDTVSSTTAQAATFSGEQAVMQAGNNITVIGSNVVSTSGTALVAGNDIKVLAGTETLDEKHIKDVKTSGMFSGGAIAVTIGSQQQTNKDSSQQTTAAASSIGSTDGNVLISAGGEYRQVGSNVSAPKGDVSIEASEVNILEARNLSAQQQEQRFKQTGVSLTLTNPIVNAVQTGQRMNKAAERTDDKRMKALAALNTAWAASEAHTQVMADPAAAGGINLSIALGMNKSENKSEQTSNTAAGSTVAAGHDVSIVATGGTRNNDLTVQGSQITAGNDALLKADGNILLAGAQNTIEQHSTNKSVNGSLGIGISFGSEKNGLSFNASASQSRGNADGNDLVWSNTHVTAGNQASLVSGKDTTLRGAVVSADKVKADVGGDLNIESLQDTSKFASEQKSMSAGISICIPPVCAGAATASFSSSNTQQKSNFASVIEQSGIHAGDGGYDLNVRGNTDLKGGVIASSDKAIADGRNSLTTGTLTVADIHNVSEASAKTSGVELNSDMLDGKLGTAKALLANSLANGSDSDSASSDTRSAISAGTLVITNAERQRVVAGMSVDQTIANLNRNTEAAHVAVERLDVAEMGRKVEAEQEIKREFYRQVTLLADEAYRKIFLEKARVYEVLKDENGKALLDNKGNVQRRELSDEEKRNLKPGPDGKVHIANNGIFNDIDGAAKYANQHSTADTGPQYLIHFEKANNFTSELMIAAYQKNLESDFWGLSNAAVQTKDYMIQFGQSGLHIDGHSRGTLTTGSAMESLTRDPANAGLLGQTSMNFFGAAYAVQKADSLLGVLQNRSAFTSDEQRDAMALQYQNHNFDPVARAPLVGFNAGTGGTIPEGSNRLWEWLKVLGGDKTVHNCYGDGGAACKPFWMDSPDGMSHFVRVKQ, encoded by the coding sequence ATGAACAAGCATCTATTTCGAGTAGTCTTCAACCGCGCCCGTGGCCTGCTGATGGTAGTGGCCGAGAACGTCAAGAGTGCCTGCAAGGCACCCGGCACCACACGCGCCGTGACCCAGGCCAGTCCTGCGGTGGCGACACTTACGCCACTGCGTTTTGCGCTGATGCTGGGCATGGGCTGGGTCGCGCTGGTCGCGCCCGTCCAGGCCCAGGTCGTGGCCGACGGCTCCGCACCCGCCGGCCAGCGGCCAACCATTGGCGCCGCCGGTAACGGCGCGCCCGTGGTGGACATCACGGCGCCGAGCGGCGCGGGCGTGTCACGCAACACCTATTCGCAGTTCGATGTGGATAAGCGCGGGGTGATCCTCAACAACGGCGCGACCAACAGCCAAACTCAACTGGGCGGCTGGATCGAAGGCAACCGCGCGCTGGCCAACGGCAGCGCACGGGTGATTCTCAACGAGGTCAATTCGAGCAACCCTAGCCAGTTGCGCGGCTTTGTCGAAGTCGGCGGTTCCAAGGCCCAAGTGGTGATTGCCAACCCCTCAGGCATCGCCTGTGAAGGGTGCGGTTTCATCAACGCCGACCGCGCCACCCTCACCACTGGACGCGCGCAGTTCGAAAATGGCCTGATCACCGGTTATCAGGTCTCGGGCGGCAAGGTCACGGTCGGCGGCGCCGGCATGGACAGCACCCGCGCCGACTACACCGAGATCATCGCGCGCACCGTCGAGGTAAACGCGGGCATCTGGTCCAAAGACCTGACCATCAAGACCGGCACCACTGGCCAGCCGCAGGCCGACACCCCGGCCGTGGCCATCGACGTGGCACAACTGGGCGGCATGTATGCCGGCAAGATCACCCTGGTGGGCAACGGCGCCGGTGTGGGCGTGCGCAACGCCGGGCAGATCGGTTCCAGCGCTGGTGAAGTGGTGATCGGTAGCGACGGGCGTATCGAAAACCGTGGCCAGATCAGCAGCGCCACCCGCCTGACAACCACGGCCGACAAGGGCATCGACAACAGCGGCACGCTGTACGCTCAGGGCGACCTGACGCTGAACACGGGCGCCGATATCGACAACAAGGGCATCGCGTCCGCCCAAGGTAATGCACGCCTGACCGCCTCGGGAGCGATTCGCAGTCACGCCGGTTCCGCCCTTGCGGCGGGCGTCGACAGTGCCGGCAAGCTGGGCGCTACTGGCTCGCTGACCCTGACGTCGACGGGCACGATCACGGCTAAGGGGCAGAACCTCGCGGCACAAAAACTCACCACCAACGCCGCCCAGGTCGACCTGAGTGACAGCCAGACCTCGGCCCACACCGTTGAGCTGACCAGTACCGCCGGCGACTTGGACTTGCGCCGCAGCCGCGTCACCGCCAGCCAAGCGCTGACCGCCAACGCCAACCAAACCTTGCTCAGCGATGCAGCGCAGGTGGGCGCGGCGCAGATCAGCGTCACCGCGCTGGACCTGACCAACGTCGCTGGCAAATGGGTACAGACCGGCAATAGCGGCATGCGCGTGACCGTTACGCGCAACCTCGACAACAGCGGCGGCACCCTCGCCAGCGGCGGGCGCCTCGACGTGAGCGCCGACACCTTGGGCAATCGCGGCGGCCTGGTGCAATCCGGCGCGCAGGGCGACCTGGCGGTGACCGCACGCAAGCACCTGGATAACCAAAACGGCAAGCTGGTGACTGCCGCACAACTGAGCCTCGACGGCGGCACCCTGGATAACAGCAGCGGGCAGATCACCGCAGGCGGCGCGCTGGCGATCAACGCCGCGCAGTTGAACAATGCCAAGGGCACTGTCGCCGCCTCGCAAACCCTGACGGTCACGGCCGAAAATGTGTTGAACCAGGGCGGTACCCTGGGTTCGGTGGCCGGCAATTTGCTGCTCAACAGCAATAACGCTGCCTTCGACAACACCGGCGGCCGCCTCGAAGCCGCCAAGGCGTTGACTATCAACGCCCAAGGTTTGAATAACAGCGGTGGCGTGATTACCGCCGCGCAGTTGCGCATCGATAGCCACGGCCAGCAGTCGGACAACAGCGGCGGCACCCTCAACGCCAGCGATACCCTGACCCTCGACAGCGGCGCGCTGAACAACGACGGTGGTATCGTGCAGGCCAAATCGAGCCTTAACGTGGACACCCACGGCCAGTTGTTGACCAACCGCAACGCCGGTAGCACCGGCGGCATCCTTGGCCAGCGCGATGTTACCGTGCGCGCCGGGCAGTTGCTCAACGACAGCGGGTTTATCGGCAGCGCCAGCACCTTGCAGGTCTACGCGCAGCAACTCGTCAACCAGGCCGGTCTGCTGCGTGCCGACGGGCATTTGTTGCTGAGCGGTGCCCGTGTGGACAACAGCAGCACCCAAGGCGCCAACCAGGGCATCAAGGGCCACTCTGTCGCGATTGATGGCGACGCCATCAGCAACCGCAACGGTTCGATCGTCTCCGATACCACGCTGAACGCCACTGGCAGCGGCACCCTGGACAACGAGCAGGGGATCATCTCGGCCGGCAGCACGCTGACTGTGGCAGACCGTGACCTCGCGCAAAAGCGCCAAGTCATCAATAACAGCGCGGGCACCTTGATTGCCGGCCAGGCCCTGTTGATTGACAGTGCCCACTACACCGGCAATGGCAAGGTGTTGAGCCTGGGCGACCTGACCTTGCGCCTGACCCAGGATTTCATCAACAGCGGCCTGTTCCAGGCCAACGGCAATGTGGCGCTGGCGACCAACGGGCGACTGACCAACCTGGGCGCCCTCCAGGCGGGCAATCTGCTGCGCCTCGACGCCAACGTGATCGACAACAGCGCCACGGGCGTGATCAGCGCGCGCAACGTGCAGGCCAACGCGGCCACGCAACTGGACAATCGTGGCCTTGTCGACGCCGAGACCACCCGCCTCAGCACCGCGACCCTGAACAACCTCGGCACCGGGCGCATCTACGGTGATCAACTGGCGATTGCCGTCGGTACCCTCAATAACACCCTCGAAGGCGCGGCGGCGGCGACCATTGCGGCGCGCAACCGCCTGGATATCGGCGCGCAGGTGCTCAACAACCGTGAACACGGCCTGATCTTCAGCACCGGCAATCTGTTCATCGGCGGAGCCCTGGATGCCAACAACCAGGCCAGCGGCCAGGCGCAGGTGTTGAACAACGCCAGTGCCACCGTCGAAGCGCTGGGCAGCCTGAGCGTCAACGCCAGGCAGATCAATAACACCAACGAACACTTCGCCACCGAACAGGTGCAGGTGTCCCATGAGGCGTTGCAGGAATACCTGCTGTCGGGCTCGACCAACCGCTACCTGCCAGGCCAGATCTCGCTGTACAAAGATGAGGTCCTGCATCTGGTCACTCCGGAAGGCTATGGCACGCGCTGGAACCGTTATGACTACGACCGCACCGTCACCGAAACGCGGATTGTCGCCTCGGACCCGGCGCAGATGCTTGCGGGTGGCAATGTCAATCTGATTGCCGACCAGGTGTACAACGACAAGAGCCGCATCATCGCCGGCCAAGCGCTGAACGCCAGCGTCGGCACGGTGATCAACACGGAGGTGACCGGCCAGAAAGTCACGACCGACAGCGGCACAGTGTCCAACTACTACCGCATCCAGCGCAAAGGCCGTGACCGCCAGGGCCTTAACGTCACGGCGTACACACCGGCGCCGTTGATCGAGCAGATCTCCCTGACACCGACGTTGTTTACCGAGTACGCGGCCATCAACGGCTCCGGCACCCAGGTCGGCGCCTTGGTGCTCGCCAAGGTTACCGACAGCGCGGCGGGCACCGGTGATCTGGCGGGTGCCGGGCGCACCTATGCGGTCAGCCCGATCAGCCAGGTGCAGGCGCTCACCCAGCAGAACGCGACGGGCGCGGTGGAGCAGATCCGCACCGGCGGTTTCAACCCGGACCTGCCCAACAGCAGCCTGTACCAGATTAACCCGAACAGTACCGCCGGTTACCTGGTGGAGACCGACCCGCGTTTCGCCAACTACGGCAAATGGTTGTCGTCGGACTACATGCTCGAACGCCTGAATCTGGATCCGGCGGGTACCCAGCAGCGACTGGGTGACGGGTTCTACGAGCAGAAGCTGATCCGCGAACAAGTCGCGCAACTCACTGGGCGCCGTTTTGTCGATGGCTATGCCAGCGACGAAGCGCAATATCGCGGCATGATCGACAGCGCCGTAACCCTGGCCGATCAGTGGAAACTGATCCCGGGCGTGGCGCTGACCGCTGAGCAAATGGCGCAGTTGACCAGCGACATCGTGTGGTTGGTGTCCAGGGACGTCACCCTGGCCAGCGGCGAAGTGCGCCAGGTGCTGGTGCCGCAGGTGTATGTGCGGGTTCGCGAAGGCGATGTGGATGGTTCGGGCGCGTTGATGGCTGGGCGCACGTTGAACCTGGATGTGCGCGGTGACCTGGTCAACTCGGGCAGCCTGGCCGGGCGCGACGGCGTGACCATCAGCGTACAGAACCTCGACAACCTCGGCGGGCGCATCCAGGGCAACGACGTGTCGCTGAATGCCAGCCAGGACCTGAACAACATCGGTGGCCTGATCAGCGCCAACAGTCGTCTGGCGTTGAGCGCCGGCAACGATATCAATGTGCGCTCGATCACCACCGACAGCACCAGCGAGCAGGGCACCCGCACCGCGTTGTCGCGGGTGGCCGGGTTGTACGTGTCGGCCCCGGCGGCGAACCTGATCGCCACGGCGGGCAATGACATCAACCTGCAAGCGGCTCAGGTCAGCAACACCGGCGTCGGCGGCAAGACCGCGCTGGTGGCGGGCAACGACATCACGTTGAGTACGGTGAAAGAGTCCTACACCCAGGGCAATCAGTGGGACGGCGACAACTGGCGCAAGGAAGCCGGGCGCAATGAAGTCGGCAGTTCGGTGCAAGCCAACGGCGATATTCGCCTGGGCGCCGGGCGTGACGTGCAGGCACGCGGTGCGCAGGTCAACAGTGACGCGGGCGCGGTGTCGGTGAGTGCACTACGCGACATCAATGTCGAGGCCAGTGAGCGCTTCAACAGTGCGGACGAAGCGCACAAGGTCAAGGGCAGCAACGGTATGTTCTCGAGCAAGACCACCACCACCCGCGACACGGTGAGCAGCACCACCGCCCAGGCCGCGACCTTCAGCGGTGAGCAGGCGGTGATGCAGGCTGGCAACAACATTACTGTCATTGGCAGCAACGTGGTCTCGACCTCAGGCACGGCGCTGGTGGCGGGCAATGACATCAAGGTGTTGGCGGGCACCGAGACGCTCGACGAAAAACACATCAAGGATGTGAAGACCAGCGGCATGTTCAGCGGCGGCGCGATTGCCGTCACCATCGGCTCGCAGCAACAGACCAACAAAGACAGCAGCCAGCAGACCACGGCGGCCGCCAGCAGTATCGGTTCCACCGACGGCAATGTGTTGATCAGCGCGGGCGGCGAATACCGCCAGGTTGGCAGCAATGTGAGCGCGCCCAAGGGCGATGTGTCGATCGAGGCGTCCGAAGTCAACATCCTCGAAGCGCGCAACCTCAGTGCGCAGCAGCAAGAGCAGCGCTTCAAGCAGACCGGCGTGAGCCTGACCCTGACCAACCCGATCGTGAATGCCGTGCAAACCGGCCAACGCATGAACAAGGCCGCCGAGCGCACCGACGACAAACGCATGAAAGCCCTGGCCGCGCTGAACACCGCGTGGGCGGCCAGCGAAGCGCATACCCAGGTGATGGCCGACCCTGCAGCGGCGGGCGGGATCAACTTGAGCATCGCCCTGGGCATGAACAAGAGCGAGAACAAAAGCGAGCAGACGTCCAATACGGCGGCCGGCTCGACGGTGGCGGCGGGGCACGATGTGTCGATTGTGGCCACCGGCGGCACGCGCAACAACGACCTGACCGTGCAGGGCAGTCAGATCACCGCAGGCAACGATGCGTTATTGAAGGCCGATGGCAATATCCTGCTGGCAGGTGCGCAGAACACCATCGAGCAGCACAGCACCAACAAAAGTGTGAACGGCAGCCTGGGGATCGGCATCTCGTTCGGCAGTGAGAAAAACGGTCTGAGCTTCAATGCTTCGGCGTCCCAGAGCCGGGGCAATGCCGATGGCAACGACCTGGTGTGGAGCAACACCCACGTGACGGCGGGCAACCAGGCCAGCCTGGTGTCCGGTAAAGACACCACCCTGCGCGGCGCGGTGGTCTCGGCCGACAAGGTCAAGGCCGACGTCGGCGGCGACTTGAACATCGAGAGTCTGCAAGACACCAGCAAATTCGCCTCCGAGCAGAAGAGCATGAGTGCCGGCATCAGCATCTGCATCCCGCCCGTGTGTGCGGGTGCTGCGACGGCCAGCTTCAGCTCCAGCAACACCCAGCAGAAGTCCAACTTCGCCAGTGTGATCGAGCAGTCTGGCATCCACGCCGGTGATGGTGGTTACGATCTCAACGTGCGTGGCAACACCGACCTCAAGGGCGGTGTGATCGCCAGTTCCGACAAGGCCATCGCCGACGGCAGGAACAGCCTGACCACCGGCACACTGACCGTGGCCGATATCCACAACGTCTCCGAAGCCAGCGCCAAGACCTCGGGGGTGGAACTCAATTCGGACATGCTTGACGGCAAGCTCGGCACGGCCAAGGCGCTGCTCGCCAACAGCCTCGCCAACGGTTCGGACTCCGACTCCGCATCCAGCGACACCCGCAGCGCAATCAGCGCGGGCACCCTGGTTATCACCAATGCCGAGCGCCAGCGCGTAGTTGCCGGGATGAGCGTTGACCAGACGATTGCCAACCTCAACCGCAACACCGAGGCCGCTCATGTTGCCGTGGAGCGCCTGGACGTGGCGGAAATGGGGCGCAAGGTCGAGGCTGAGCAGGAGATCAAGCGTGAGTTCTATCGCCAGGTGACGTTGCTGGCGGATGAGGCGTATCGCAAGATCTTCCTTGAGAAAGCAAGGGTGTATGAGGTGTTGAAGGATGAGAATGGCAAGGCACTGCTGGATAACAAAGGCAATGTTCAGCGCCGCGAGTTGAGCGACGAAGAAAAGCGCAATCTCAAGCCCGGACCGGACGGCAAGGTACACATTGCCAACAACGGTATCTTCAACGACATTGATGGCGCGGCCAAATATGCTAACCAACACAGCACCGCTGATACCGGGCCGCAGTATTTGATCCATTTTGAGAAAGCCAACAACTTCACATCCGAATTGATGATCGCGGCCTACCAGAAGAATCTTGAAAGTGACTTCTGGGGCCTGTCCAACGCGGCTGTGCAGACCAAGGACTACATGATCCAGTTCGGCCAAAGCGGATTGCACATCGACGGGCATAGTCGCGGCACATTGACCACGGGCAGTGCCATGGAGTCGTTGACTCGTGACCCTGCAAACGCTGGCCTCCTGGGCCAAACGTCGATGAACTTCTTCGGTGCGGCCTACGCGGTGCAGAAAGCCGATTCACTGTTAGGCGTCTTGCAGAACCGTTCAGCATTCACTTCCGATGAGCAGCGCGATGCGATGGCGCTGCAGTACCAGAATCATAACTTCGACCCCGTCGCCCGAGCGCCGCTGGTAGGGTTCAACGCCGGTACCGGCGGTACGATCCCGGAGGGCAGCAATCGGTTGTGGGAGTGGTTGAAAGTGTTGGGCGGCGATAAAACCGTGCATAACTGCTATGGCGATGGTGGAGCGGCTTGCAAGCCTTTCTGGATGGATTCGCCCGACGGCATGTCACACTTTGTCCGCGTCAAACAATGA